CATCTTCAACACCTGTTTCATAAGCTCCGCATCTCTGTCATAGTCAGGGGACTCGCCTCCCATACCATACGTCCTCTCACCCACGGGCTTGAAGTACGAAACATCATAGCCCTTGGCTCGGAGGCGTGAGGCAAGACCGAGTGCCACCATGGTCTTCCCAGTCAGTGTAGCTCCGCTAACCATCAGACTCTTCGCCATGTTCCTAACCTCCAATAGTGATCTTCACGTCCACCGCAACCACTCCCTTCGACACCTCGTAGCCAAACAATGGGTTGATGTCAAGTTCCACAATCTCAGGAAAGTCCGTCACCAGTTGGCTGATCTTCAAGATGGTGTCCTCAAGGGCCTTGATGTCACTGGGGGGCTCGCCACGCACGCCTCTTAACAGGGTCCCCATCTTGGTCTCCGCAATCATCTCGGACACGTCGCTTCTCGTCATGGGTGCAAGTCTGAAGGCGACGTCCTTCAGGTAGTTGACGAAGATGCCTCCGGCTCCGAACATTACCAGAGGACCAAACTGAACGTCACGAGAGCAACCGACGATCAGTTCTCGACCCTTGTCAGCCATCTGCTGAACCTCAACGCCGTATATGATTGCCTTTGGCATGTTCGCCTTGCAGCTCGCCAGTATCTGTTGAAACGCAACCTCAACATCCTCAGGCGTGGCAAGTCCAACGCGTATGCCACCAACATCGCTCTTGTGGATGATGTCAGGGCTCGCAATCTTCATCACAACAGGATAGCCTATCTCTGAGGCAATCTGCTTTGCCTCTTCCGAACTGGTGGCCAGTCGAATCTTCGCAGTTGGAATGGAGTAGGCCTCCGCAATCGCATGAGCTTCGCTTCCCAAAAGGACTCTGCGGCCGTCAGCCCTGACGCTCTCAATGACCTGCTGCACTCTCTTCTTGTCCACATTGAAGCGAGGAATGCTCTCATCTCGCAGTGAGTTTCGGCGCTCAACGTACTTGTATAGCTCAGCCAGTGCCTTTACTGCCCGTTCAGGGAAGTCAAAGACAGGCACCCTTCCCTCGTTCAGGACTATTCTCGGGTACACCATCGAGTTGCCACCCATGAATACAGTCACGATGGGCTTCTCGGGATACTTCTGATGGGTCTCGACCAGCACGCGAGCGGTCTCGGTCACCTCCGTCATTGCCTGAGGGGTGAGGAGGACTATGACGGCATCTACATTCTCATCTCTCAGTACAGCCTCAGTGCATAGTCTGTAGTCTTCTGCAAGGGCCGTTCCAAGTGCATCGACAGGATTGTACACTGCCGCAGCTGGTGGCAGACTCTTCTTGAGCAGGTCTACGGTCGCCGGGGAGAGCTGGGTCACTACCAGTCCATTCGCTTCGCATGCGTCAGTGGTGAGAATGCCGGGCCCTCCCGCATTTGTGACTATTGCGACGCGGTTACCTGCAGGGAGATGCATGTCATCGAACACATTTGCGACATCGAACAGGCTCGCCATGCTCGTCGCCCGAATGACACCGCACTGCTTGAACGCAACATCGTATGCCGTATCGCTCCCCGCCAGAGAGCCGGTGTGAGAAGACGCAGCTCTGGCACCAGCAGCACTGACTCCGGACTTGATGACGAAGATTGGCTTCTGTGGCACCACTTTCCGGCAGGCTTCTACAAACTTCCGTCCATCGACGACAGACTCGATGTAGAGCAGTATGAAGGTGGAGTCAGGATCATCTCCAAACGCCTCGATGAAGTCAGACTCGTCAAGGTGAGCCTTGTTGCCCAGGCTGACAAACTTGGAGAAGCCAATGCTCTCCATGAGACTCCAGTCGAGAATACCAGTCATGAGTGCACCTGACTGCGAAGCAAATGCGATTGTTCCCTTCGCAGGAGTACCAGCTGCGAAAGTTGCATTGTACGGACGGTTTGTGTTGACTATGCCAAGACAGTTGGGACCCTGGACAACCATGCCATACTTCTCAGCAATCTGGACCAGCTTCCGCTCAGCCTCTAGGCCATCATGTCCAATCTCCTTGAACCCCGCAGTTATTACAACCAGAGCTTTCACACCCTTCTTACCACACTCTTCCGCCACCTCCAGGACTGCCTTGGCCGGCACGACTATCACGGCCACATCAACGTCCCCAGAGATGTCACTCAGCCTCCTGTAGACCTTGTGACCAAACATCTCGCCGCCACTGGGGTTTATGGGATATATCCTGCCATCAAACCCACTGTCTACAAGATTGCGCATCACATCGTTGCCAAGCTTGCCCTTTGTTGAGGATGCGCCAACAACCGCGATGGAGCGGGGATTGAAGAGCGCTCTGATGCCTTTCTGCCTGTCCACTTCTCACACGACCTTCACTCAGGCGTCACTGGCGGTCGGAAGGAGATGGTGATATAACTTCTGCGTATTGGCCCTGCTGAGTTGCCCTATTGTCGAACCTGTACTGGACTCGGAATTCATCACTCCCATCGTATTGGACCAGTAATACCAGCACCCATATTGGTGTATGATGAGGACACAATCGGGTGAATACCGGGAATGAAGCTTGTCACATTACATGTTCCTAACACCTACATTGAAGGCCTAGAGAAGCTCGTAGAGAACAACCTGTATCCGAACAGGTCTGAAGCAATCAGAATCGCAATCAGAGACCTCTTGAAGAGAGAGCTGTGGGGTTGAGCCAGTCCCCGGCTCCTCCCTCCGCCCTCGGCGGTCACGGTGTCCCACCTAGCGAGTTCTGCACAGATATCTCTATATTGGACAGACCGTAGACTCATCTGTTGAAAAGACATCCTAGGGACGCTGATGACTTGCTTGTGGACGAAGAGGGCATAGGTGCAAGAAGATCCATACGTCTTGTCAGAGGGTGCCCCTGCTACAAGGTCTTTGGCGACGAGAAGCTCTGTGTCAACGATGACACTGTGCAAGAGATGGATGTAATCGAGGTTGACCCAACGCTGTTCTCGCTCCACGCAGACCGAGCGGCGATGGAGGAAGAGAGAGCGAATAGTGAGAACATCTGTTACTGCTCAGTCTATGTCAACTATCCAGACAACAGAGTCTATTGCATCTCACAGGGTTGGATGTTGAAGATTCATGGTCGAGAGGTGCTCGGCAATGACCTAGAGGACGCGCTCCAGTTCCTCACGACCAAGGATGTCTCTCAGAGCGCAGAGATATGCAGCGAGTGCCTGTACAAGTTTCTGCTGACTCTGAGCGACCAGTTCGCAGACGCCATGACAAGGAAGGAGAAGACTGACGAGGTCAAGAGGTACGTGGACAAGTTCTCGCTCATGATTGCTCTAAAGCACAGTCAGATAGACGAGATGATGGAGCCGATAGGCTCAGAGAGTGACATAAAGGATAACATGGACCACTTTGCGTTCTTGAGAAGGTACTTGGTCCAACTGTTGGAACAACAATCCTACTGGGGGGACCTTGCAAAGGAGACAAGCAAAGACCCAGAGAAGGTCTGGATGACAAACCTGCTGAGAGACAGGGAGAAGCTCGCACGGTTCGAGTTTCAGTTCTACAGCCAGACACTTCAACTCCGGGACATTTATGACTTCAACCTCATGATCAAGATGCTCTCATTCATCCTCAAGACTGCAGACGAGATACTCTCCATCAACGAGAGGATTCACTCACAGATACGCTCTGAACACTTCAAGGAAGCACTTCAGAAAGACCCTCGGCTTCAACGTCTGGCTTCCTATGCAGACAAGAGCAGGACCATTGAACACAACTTCGGGAACATACTCCAGATACTGAGCAGGCTGTAGACTACCTGTTCATATGACCTCACCAAGAGTGTTTCTCAACCAGCGTATGTACATACGGATACAGTCCTCAAGACTGACCTGAGGCTTCCAACCAAACGACTTCAACAGTGACACATCGAGGTCAGTCAAGACAACATCACCCTGCCAGCCCGCTCTTCCTCCTGTGTACTCAATCCGGGTGTTCCCAAGTCCCAGCTCATCAACAACGAGCTCGGCAATCCTGGACACCCTGAGACGTTCTCCGGAACTCACATTGACAGGCAAGAAGCCCTCCTTTGCTCTCTGCCCAAGCAGGACCGTAGCATCGACAGCGTCATGGACGCATACATAGCTCTTCTCTTGAGTACCATCTCCAAGAACCTCAAGACGACGGGGGTCACTCTTCAGCCTACTGTAGAAGTCGTATATCACACCGTGCGTCGAGCGTGGACCGATGATGTTGCCGAACCTCACTGATACGGCCTCTAGACCATACAGCTCGGAGTAGGATGAGAGATACATCTCAAAGGCACTCTTGGCTGCTCCATAGTTGCTGACGGGACGGAGCAGGGTTGACTCGGGAGTGGGCAGGGTTGTCGCCCGGCCGTAGACCGTACCGCCGGACGATGCGAACACAAACCGTTGGATGCCAGCCTCTCTGACTGCTTCCAGTAGAACCATGCTGCCCATAAGATTGATCTCAAAGTCCCAGAACGGACGAACGGCACTCAGCCGTACATCTGGTTGAGCAGCAAAGTGATACACAGCAGACACACCGTCAAGTGCTTTCTGGACATCATCCCTTGACAGAATGGAGCCCCTTACAAGGACAATGTCGTCACTCTCAATGTGCGAACTCAGATTCTCCTCAAGTCCCGTCGACAGGTCATCAAGAACAACCACTTCATACTCCCGGGCGAGCCTGTCCACTAGGTGACTGCCAACGAATCCAGCGCCACCTGTCACAAGTACGCGTTTCAAGGTAGATATCTCCAAACCCGACGAAGAAACCAACTACATTAAGGCTTTACTGAGTGATGGGCCTCGCGCTTGACAACAGCTCGTCTATCAGGTACTTGG
The DNA window shown above is from Candidatus Thorarchaeota archaeon and carries:
- a CDS encoding acetate--CoA ligase family protein; translated protein: MRALFNPRSIAVVGASSTKGKLGNDVMRNLVDSGFDGRIYPINPSGGEMFGHKVYRRLSDISGDVDVAVIVVPAKAVLEVAEECGKKGVKALVVITAGFKEIGHDGLEAERKLVQIAEKYGMVVQGPNCLGIVNTNRPYNATFAAGTPAKGTIAFASQSGALMTGILDWSLMESIGFSKFVSLGNKAHLDESDFIEAFGDDPDSTFILLYIESVVDGRKFVEACRKVVPQKPIFVIKSGVSAAGARAASSHTGSLAGSDTAYDVAFKQCGVIRATSMASLFDVANVFDDMHLPAGNRVAIVTNAGGPGILTTDACEANGLVVTQLSPATVDLLKKSLPPAAAVYNPVDALGTALAEDYRLCTEAVLRDENVDAVIVLLTPQAMTEVTETARVLVETHQKYPEKPIVTVFMGGNSMVYPRIVLNEGRVPVFDFPERAVKALAELYKYVERRNSLRDESIPRFNVDKKRVQQVIESVRADGRRVLLGSEAHAIAEAYSIPTAKIRLATSSEEAKQIASEIGYPVVMKIASPDIIHKSDVGGIRVGLATPEDVEVAFQQILASCKANMPKAIIYGVEVQQMADKGRELIVGCSRDVQFGPLVMFGAGGIFVNYLKDVAFRLAPMTRSDVSEMIAETKMGTLLRGVRGEPPSDIKALEDTILKISQLVTDFPEIVELDINPLFGYEVSKGVVAVDVKITIGG
- a CDS encoding type II toxin-antitoxin system ParD family antitoxin encodes the protein MKLVTLHVPNTYIEGLEKLVENNLYPNRSEAIRIAIRDLLKRELWG
- a CDS encoding NAD-dependent epimerase/dehydratase family protein; protein product: MSTLKRVLVTGGAGFVGSHLVDRLAREYEVVVLDDLSTGLEENLSSHIESDDIVLVRGSILSRDDVQKALDGVSAVYHFAAQPDVRLSAVRPFWDFEINLMGSMVLLEAVREAGIQRFVFASSGGTVYGRATTLPTPESTLLRPVSNYGAAKSAFEMYLSSYSELYGLEAVSVRFGNIIGPRSTHGVIYDFYSRLKSDPRRLEVLGDGTQEKSYVCVHDAVDATVLLGQRAKEGFLPVNVSSGERLRVSRIAELVVDELGLGNTRIEYTGGRAGWQGDVVLTDLDVSLLKSFGWKPQVSLEDCIRMYIRWLRNTLGEVI